CCAGATGGATGTTCACGGCCAGCGAAAGGAAAGCCGACAGGACGACACCGACGGCAATGCCGATCATTCCGAACTTCAACCCGGCCAGGCAAAGACACAGTTTGGCCGCGGCCTGAATCAATTCCACCATCGACTGTTTCTTGTAGTTCTTGCACGATATGTTCAAGTTTCCAAAGAAGCCGGAAAGCATTTTCAACGCCGCATACAGAGACAATATTTGCAGCACTGGAATCATATCAAGCCACTCGTTTCCGAGAAATATGCGGGTAAATTGATCCGAAACGAGAGCTATTCCAGACATGACAGGAAATATTATCGACGCGTACGCAGCCAATGACTTGTTGAATACGCGAACTATCCGTTCTCTGTCGTTTTTTATGCGGCTAAATACGGAAAACATAATGGCACTGAACTGAAGATGCATTATTTTGTACGGAAGATTCGTAAAAGATGACGCCCTGTCGTACAAACCAAGATGCGTCGGGCTTATCCCTCCGGAAACGACGAAGTACGACGCATAATTATTGATGTAGACGACATTGTAGCGCAGCAATTCCCAGACGCCGAACTCCAGCAGTCCTTCGAGCGGTTTCATTTCAAACCGCAGGCGCGGCCTCCAGCCCGAATACACGATCAGGGCCACGGCCGACAGCGCATAGCCAGCCAACTGCGCTATCACCAGGGACCAGATTCCGAATCCGCTCATGGCCATGACCAGGATGACTGCGCTGACCGCGACGTACTGGAAAAAGTCGACGAGCGAATGCCCCTTGAAATCCATGTTTCGACGCATCAGCGCCATCGGCAGATTATAGAAGGTCGATAATGGTATGATGAGGGAAAGGGCCGGGAACACGGCGGCGAGTTCGTTGGAATTGAACAATGCCGCTATCTCTTGGGGAAAAACGAACAAAAGCAGAACAAACAGCGCGGATGCGGACAGGTTCAGGGTGAAGAGCGCATCGATCTGGCGGACGTCGATGTCGTCGCTGTTGATCATCGCCCCGGTCATGCCGAAGCTTGTCAGGCCGTTCAGGTACACGACGATGGCCATGCCGAGCGCCATGACCCCGAAATCCTTCGGACCGAGCAATCTGGCCACATAGAGGGTGACAACAAGCGAAAACAACTGCTGAACGCATTTTGCAGAAAAACTCCAGTACGCCGAGCGTCGTGTTTGCTGTCCGTAGGATTTCATTGCCATGGCCGTGCCCTACCCCATCAGATTCGCGAATCGAACGAACGAATTCGAAGCCCGCTCGCGCGCCTCGTGAAGACTCACGCCGTAACCGGCCATGCCGGTATCCAGCATTGTGCCAAGCTTGCTGCGCATTTCGGATTCCCGGTGCGAGAATACGAGCCCGTCCTCCCCAACCCCCACTTCCTGGGCAAAGCCTTCGCACTTGTCATGATACCTGATCAGCACAAACGGGATGCGGCACATGTACGCGAAGATCGCCGAGTGCAGTCTCATGGCTAGGTAATGGGAACACGTTCGGACGCTGGAAAGCACCTCGCGCGGGTTGTCCGAGTACGCGGGAAAGTCGATATGTTTCGGCCTGTCGATACGGGCGGCCACGTCCTGCATGACGTCCATGTCGATTCTGTTGAACGGTATGAAACGAATTCGCACGCCGCGCCGGTCGATGCACCATCTCAAGGTGCGTGCGACGTTGGCGCTGAGTTCGTCCTGGTCCGCAAAGAGGTGTGACCTCCCGACCGGCATCAAGGAAACCCCCAGCACCCCGTCCCGGGCACCGCCCTGACAGCCTCCCGTCCCCTCCTCCAGCAGGACTGCCAGATCGAATGACTTCACGATGTTTTCCGTGACCGAGAGAGCGCCCGCCGCAAACCGGCGCGACTTTTCGTCGCGGACGGTGACCAGATCCGCAGCGTCGAGAATCCTCCGCGTTAGCACCAGCCCCCGTGGAGTCCGCACGGGGCCTATGCTCACGCCGAGAAAAGCGACCTTTACCCTCAGCAGCCGGGCCAGCAGCACATACCACCACCGCTCACGCAGGTCTGCCAGGCCGCTTGCCGTATAATCCTGAAATATCCCCCCCCCGCCGAAGACAATCGCCTTGGATGACGCCAGCGACCGCATCCGCGCACATGTCCGCGACAAATCGGTATATGTAACGGCTTGGGCGTTCTCATACCGCACAGGCATTGGGCTCATCACCTCAATGCGGCACTCGCGGCCAAGAAGTCGTGACAGCTGCTCTATGCATACGCAACACAACGCTTCGTCCTCGACGTTATGCTTTCCGTAATAGCCATAGAGAAATGTTTTCTTTTTCATAATATGCTCACACGTGTTCAAGCGCTTTCGCAGCAACCGTTTTCCACGACCAGTCTTCCAGAATTTTATTTCTGATCCGCTCATCGACGTTCGCATGTCGAGCGATGACGGTTTCAATTGCGTCGACAAACTCACCGCCTGTGTTCGCCACACAGACAAGACCGTCGTAATCCCGCGCACCGCCATATCTGGTGCTCAACACCGGCTTGCGCATCGCTATGTATTGCAACGCCTTGAGCGGATCGCACGACCTGGTCACGTCGTTGTCGAGAAACGGGATCATGCACAGGTTGGCAAACCGGATGTACGAAGGAACCTCGCGATACCCCACCCTTCCGGGGAAAACGACATTGCCCATGGATCTCAGGCCGGAAACGTTTGTCCTGACCGGACCCAGAAAAACGAACGTATCGTTTGGGTATCTTGCTGCGGCCGCTCGCACGACCCCCTGATCAATCCATGACTCCACTGCCCCAGCATAGAGGAATATCCTTCCGCGGAGGTTCGCGTAGAAAGGCGGCCTGACATATTCCCTGTCCGGGTCGAACGTGTCGAGATCGACCCCATTCGGAACTATATGGATGCTGTCATGCAGCTTTCGCTTAATTCGCAGCAAATTTTCATTTATCGACGCCAAGCACGAGCATATATCTGAGACTTCTCTTTCCAGCGCATCCACGAAAAATCCGCTTTGCATACCCCTTGAGGCTGTAGCCAAAGCAACCCTGTCGTCTGCAAGGTCGTATATTATTTTTCTAACATCGAATTTTTCAGCTATATTTTTTGCTATTTTTGGATCGTATGGAGAATATATCCATAGAACTGATGGCATATATGAATTATCATTCAAATATGTTTTTATTTGATGAAATATAATTTCTGAATTCACTCCTCTCAAAAAACGCAGGCGCCCATATGGCAGTCCAAGTTTCGGCGTGAACACATCGAAATGAGCATCCAATTTCCCGACATGCATCGATGCTGACATCCGTCCGAATGTGAATATCGGGTCGGGAAGATTGACGTACGCGACATCATGCCCGTTCTGCGCAAACGCTTTGGCGAGCTGGAAAGACCTGCCCCATTCAAGGCGGGAATCGGCGCCAAAGAGGACCAGGACTCTTTCGCGTTTCATGGCTGCATCCCCCGCACGCGCACCCCCAGAATTTTCGCGATGCGTCGCGAAGCCATCCCGTCGCCGTAAGGATTGTGCGACCTGGCCATCTTCGAGTATTCATCCTGGTCGGACAGAAGCAACGACGCCTGCTCGACGATCGCACTCCGCGACGTCCCCACGAGCCTGACCGTCCCCGCAAGGACGGCCTCGGGCCTTTCGGTGACATCGCGCAGCACCAGGACTGGCTTACCGAGAGAAGGCGCCTCTTCCTGCACACCGCCCGAATCAGTCATGATCATGAACGACCTGTCCATGAGGTAGGTGAATGGAAGATAGTCGAGGGGTCCGATCAAGTGCACGTTGGAGGGCCTGTCCGAACCGAGAATCCTGTACACGGGCTCCCGCACGTTCGGATTGAGATGAACCGGGTAAACCACCTCGACGTCGTCGAACCGCACGGATATCTCTCGTATGGCGTTGCAGATGTTCTCGAATCCCGCCCCGAAATTCTCCCGCCTGTGCCCGGTCACCAGGATCAGCCGTTTCGAGGTGTCGAGAAATCCGAACCTTTCCTCCAAGCGGCGCTTCATGTCGGCGCATTCAAAGATCATGTCACGAACAAGAAGCAACGCATCGATCACCGTATTTCCGGTCACATGGACACTCGACGGATCAACTCCTTCATGCAGAAGATTATTCTTTGATTCTTCCGTTGGCGCAAAATGCATGTCCGAAATCATGTCGACAAACCTTCTGTTGATTTCTTCAGGAAACGGCGAGTACTTATCGTACGTCCTGAGTCCTGCCTCGACATGCCCAACTTTCGTCTTGTTGTAATATGCAGCGAGAGAAACAGCCATGGATGTCGTCGTATCGCCATGAACGAGAACAATATCCGGGGACATGCTGCACAGCAGATCGCGCACCCCCACCAGAACACGACTGGTGACGTCATACAAGTCCTGCCCTGGCTTCATGATGTCGAGATCGCAGTCCGGCGTGATCTGAAACAATCTCAAGACTTGGTCGAGCATCTCTCTATGCTGAGCAGTCACGCAGACATTGACCACGAAATCATCCACCCTTTTCCGCAACTCATTTACCACGGGGGCCATCTTGATTGCTTCTGGACGCGTACCGAATGCGACAAGTATTTTTGTTTTCATACATACTCGCATATATGAAAAACAGGCGTTTGAATTAATGTGAATTTTACCTGTATTCATCCTTGCAAAAGAGATGATTCACCATCTTCCTCGCCAAGGACGGCTTGAAGGCATGCATTTCGAGCAATTTTTCAAACTCGTTCTTGTCGAGGGGATCTCTCCGTTGCCCCTTGGCCTGAGTCACGCCATGCAAGACGCCCTTCCAGAACGGAATGATATTGCCGTCCCTCATGGCATAGAACAACGCCATCCCAGTATACAGCAATGCATACTTCAATGCGTACCAGCCAGGATAATGTCTGTATGCAAGCCAGATATTGTTGCGCGTATTGTAGTAATATGCCCGCCACCCGGGACGAGCCTCGTGGGAAGCGTGATGAACGACACGCACTGCCGGCGTGTACCATGTCTCAAAGCCCAATTTGATGAGCCGCAGACACAGATCCGGGCCTTCGTGACCGATGAAGAACGGCGCATAGTAACCCCCCGCCTCCGTGAACGCCCGCTTCCGGAACGCGCACGCCCCTTCGGAGATGTGGTCCGTCTGAAACTCCGTGTCCGCCCAGGCGCCGCGATCCCGGGGGTGGCACCAGTCCCGGCGGGAGACGGCGCCTGCCGGGTCAAGGACCGTGAAGCTTACGCAGCCGGCCTTTTCGCGCCGCCGGAAAAAATCCCGTATGGCATCCGCAAACCCGGCTCCCTCGACGTTCACGTCATTGTCGAGAGTCACTACGATATCCCCGGAGCACGCCGAAACACCGATGTTTCTCGCCTCGCACCCGATGTTTCGTCCGGTCTCGAGGCACCGGACGTGCGGGAACTCCCGCGCGATCAGCGCCTTGGTGTCGTCCTCGTGGTTGTTGACGACCAGCACCTCGATCCCGGCCGGAAGGTGCGTCTGAAGGCCTGTCAGCGTGCGCACGAGTTCATCCTGGCGCCTGTATGTCAGCACGACGACGGACATCGACAGGGGGGCAGAGCGCCCTTGCGATTCCATGTCCTCACTCACAGCGATATCCCCCCCCGCAGACGCGGGCCGATGTAGTTGGCCACAGCCAGGGGCAGTCTTTTCCACAGGGAAGCCAGAGCCCGCCTTCTTTCGCCCTTGGTGTCCATGGGCGCGCCGGCCTTCCCTGACGGACGGGGCCGGTGATACCAGTACAGGGGAACGGGTTCCGCTCCCCACTGGCGCTTGTATTCGAAAGTTCCGGAACCGACTGTCGAACGCCCGAAGTCAAACACATGGGCTCCCGTTTGACAGCCCATGCTGATGAGTTCCCAGTAAAGGACGATGTTCGGATTCAGCCGAAAGGTGTCCCGCAGGCTTGACACCCAAGGCAAGGCCAGAAGCCCTTTGAACCTGAAATACAGTCCGGCTCCGATGGGCGCGCGCGATGCGTCGCGGACAATGACAAGACCGGTCCGCTCGGGGAATGCGGACATGATTTCGGCAAAAAACAGCTGGCTGTGGGCCGGTGAGCCGAGATCCCGCATGTTCTGCGCGTAAATCCCGTAAAAATTCGACAGCCCTTCCTGGCCCTCGAATGTCACGCTCAGTCCGTGCCGTAGCCCCTTCTTGATCCTGTTCCGGCGCTCCGGCGAGAATCTCCGCAGCATCTCGCCCGGATCGGGCACGAGCCGCAGATGCATGGTCACCTTGTCCGTTTGCGTCTCCCAGTCCAGCAAGCTTTGGCGGCAACTCCGTACGCACACGCCTGCCCCCAGCTTCTCGGCCTTCTCCGTGCAGGCTTCCATCAGCTCCCGGAATGCGGCCGCGTCGACGAAGACCGGCCCGCCGATGTCGAGATAGGGCATGGAGACGAGATTGTTGCCGAAGAGCAGGCTCTTCAGATGGACCACCGGCAGGATGCCGGCCAGATGGCCGCCCCTACGGCATTCGAGCAACGTGCATGGGTTGCCGTACGCCCTCTCGACGACGCGCTTCCATCCGTCGAGATGCGCATAGGAGGCGTCCGGCAACGTCTCGACCGCCTGGCTCCAGCTTTCACCGGGGGTTCTTGGGGCTGTTCCGTCGCTCATGGCGGTCACGCCCCCCCGCGCGGGTTCCAGGTCACCGCCCTGCGGCCGCGCAGATGGTCTATCGCTCCGAGGAGATAGGCAAAGTGCACGAGCTGAAATCGGTAGAGCACGCCTACTGCGCGAGGCAGGTCGTGGCGCCGGATGCGGGCATGGATCGCCGCGAACATGGCCGGATAGGCCGCTGCGGCGGCGAGAATGGGCCAGGACCCGAAGGCTGCAGCCCAGGCCAGAAAAAGAAGAAGCAGCGGAAAATGCAACCAACGCAGGATCTTGTGGGACACCAGCACCCACGCGGCGAGAAAACGGCCCTGCGCCAGAAGCCGCGGCAGCATGTCCCTGGCGACAAGCAGCGCCTGGTTGACCATCCGCTTCTGCCGCGAGACCTCCCGCTCTAAATCGCCCTCCGTCTCCTCACGGGCCACGGCATCCGGCGCGAAACGGCTGCGAAGGCCCTGCAGCGCCACGGACCAGGGGTGATGAAAGTCGTTGATGGTGAATGGCGGCAGCGGGCGGTAGAGGTTCCGCCGCAGTGCGTAAATTGCCCCGTCCGCTCCGGCGATCACGCCCAGCCTGCTCTCGCGCTCCTTGAGAAAGGACTCGAAGCGCCCGAAACCCGACTCGCGCGTGCCGGGGTCGAGGGGAAGCACGCGCCCACTGACCAGTCCGACGCCGTGATCGAAAAAAGGGGCCGTCAGACGACGCAGAGCGTCGGGACGGAAGAAAGCGTTGGCGTCGGTGAAGACGAGGAGGTCGGACCTCGACGAGGCCGCCGCCCTGTTCAGGGCCGAAGTCTTGCCCTCGCGGGCCTGGACGAGCAGCCGGACGTTTGGCGCGGTGTAGGCTCGGATCAAGTCCTCCGTGCGGTCGGTGGACCCGTCGGACACCACGACGAGTTCGAGCCTGTCGGCGGGGTAATCGAGGGTCATGACGTTCTCCATTTTGGCGTGGATGGTGCTCTCTTCATTGAACACGGAGAGGAGAACGCTCACGGAGGGCAGACTTCCCTCCGCGACCGGCGGCTGCGCCACGGGGAGTGCGCGCGAAGCGACCGCCAGAACCAGCGGATACACCGCATACGGATAGGCCAGCAGGAAGACGATGGTCACGGCAAGGGCTGTCATCCCGGAACCCTCCCTGCGGCGCGGGTCTGCCGGAGTTTTCCTGTCGCCGCGACCTCGCTCCCGTTCGATGCCGTGACGAAGGTGAAGCGTGTGACGGCCGCCGTCACGAAACAGTAGAGCCAGAAAAGTTTCTCGTATTCCGCCGACAGAAACAGGGCTCCGACAAGATACCCGATGAGTCCAATGCGCATGCCCGAGGCGATGAGGGAAACGGGCGCATCGACCGCATCCCCGGCGGACAGGCGTTTCAGGCTGCCAAGGACGCGCAGGGCGATAAGCGCGAACACGATGATTCCGGGCAGCCCCAATTCCGCGGCCAGGGATACGTAGGAATTGTGGGCGATCTGGTTGCGGGCCACCATCTCGTTGTAGAGTGCGGAATTCACCTTGAAATTGCCGGGTCCAACCCCGAAAAGCATGTGGCGTTTCGACATGTTCCATCCGGCCACGATCAGCTCGTACCTAGAGTCCGTAGACCTTCTGACCCCGGTACGCTCCAAGTCGAAACGTGACGAGAGATCGACGGGCATGAAGGCCAGGACCACCCCGATGAGCAGGGACAGGACGGCAATGGTCCTGGGTTGGAATTTCAGAGCGAACATGAGCGGGACAGTCATCACCCCGAAGGCGACGAAAGCGCCCCTGGACTGCGTCAGGCCCAGGGCCGTGAGATACAGAAACAACGAGACATACGAGAAAAACCTGACCTTGCCGTTCTGGCTCTTTCTGCACAGGAGAACGGCCACCGGGATGACTGTCAGCAGATTGAGCGCCGAATAGTTCGGGTCACCGAAGAGGCCGGAAGGCCTGAAATTTTCG
This region of Desulfomicrobium escambiense DSM 10707 genomic DNA includes:
- a CDS encoding lipopolysaccharide biosynthesis protein; the encoded protein is MAMKSYGQQTRRSAYWSFSAKCVQQLFSLVVTLYVARLLGPKDFGVMALGMAIVVYLNGLTSFGMTGAMINSDDIDVRQIDALFTLNLSASALFVLLLFVFPQEIAALFNSNELAAVFPALSLIIPLSTFYNLPMALMRRNMDFKGHSLVDFFQYVAVSAVILVMAMSGFGIWSLVIAQLAGYALSAVALIVYSGWRPRLRFEMKPLEGLLEFGVWELLRYNVVYINNYASYFVVSGGISPTHLGLYDRASSFTNLPYKIMHLQFSAIMFSVFSRIKNDRERIVRVFNKSLAAYASIIFPVMSGIALVSDQFTRIFLGNEWLDMIPVLQILSLYAALKMLSGFFGNLNISCKNYKKQSMVELIQAAAKLCLCLAGLKFGMIGIAVGVVLSAFLSLAVNIHLAASHFNSTRRDFFAMLAPGLIGSAFMTAAVLLVRAACQGGRPLPCLSLEILTGATVIVFWNLFCPFPVIREIVAEIFGDLRNSAKVGGRG
- a CDS encoding polysaccharide pyruvyl transferase family protein; its protein translation is MKKKTFLYGYYGKHNVEDEALCCVCIEQLSRLLGRECRIEVMSPMPVRYENAQAVTYTDLSRTCARMRSLASSKAIVFGGGGIFQDYTASGLADLRERWWYVLLARLLRVKVAFLGVSIGPVRTPRGLVLTRRILDAADLVTVRDEKSRRFAAGALSVTENIVKSFDLAVLLEEGTGGCQGGARDGVLGVSLMPVGRSHLFADQDELSANVARTLRWCIDRRGVRIRFIPFNRIDMDVMQDVAARIDRPKHIDFPAYSDNPREVLSSVRTCSHYLAMRLHSAIFAYMCRIPFVLIRYHDKCEGFAQEVGVGEDGLVFSHRESEMRSKLGTMLDTGMAGYGVSLHEARERASNSFVRFANLMG
- a CDS encoding glycosyltransferase → MKRERVLVLFGADSRLEWGRSFQLAKAFAQNGHDVAYVNLPDPIFTFGRMSASMHVGKLDAHFDVFTPKLGLPYGRLRFLRGVNSEIIFHQIKTYLNDNSYMPSVLWIYSPYDPKIAKNIAEKFDVRKIIYDLADDRVALATASRGMQSGFFVDALEREVSDICSCLASINENLLRIKRKLHDSIHIVPNGVDLDTFDPDREYVRPPFYANLRGRIFLYAGAVESWIDQGVVRAAAARYPNDTFVFLGPVRTNVSGLRSMGNVVFPGRVGYREVPSYIRFANLCMIPFLDNDVTRSCDPLKALQYIAMRKPVLSTRYGGARDYDGLVCVANTGGEFVDAIETVIARHANVDERIRNKILEDWSWKTVAAKALEHV
- the wecB gene encoding non-hydrolyzing UDP-N-acetylglucosamine 2-epimerase, giving the protein MKTKILVAFGTRPEAIKMAPVVNELRKRVDDFVVNVCVTAQHREMLDQVLRLFQITPDCDLDIMKPGQDLYDVTSRVLVGVRDLLCSMSPDIVLVHGDTTTSMAVSLAAYYNKTKVGHVEAGLRTYDKYSPFPEEINRRFVDMISDMHFAPTEESKNNLLHEGVDPSSVHVTGNTVIDALLLVRDMIFECADMKRRLEERFGFLDTSKRLILVTGHRRENFGAGFENICNAIREISVRFDDVEVVYPVHLNPNVREPVYRILGSDRPSNVHLIGPLDYLPFTYLMDRSFMIMTDSGGVQEEAPSLGKPVLVLRDVTERPEAVLAGTVRLVGTSRSAIVEQASLLLSDQDEYSKMARSHNPYGDGMASRRIAKILGVRVRGMQP
- a CDS encoding glycosyltransferase family 2 protein, giving the protein MESQGRSAPLSMSVVVLTYRRQDELVRTLTGLQTHLPAGIEVLVVNNHEDDTKALIAREFPHVRCLETGRNIGCEARNIGVSACSGDIVVTLDNDVNVEGAGFADAIRDFFRRREKAGCVSFTVLDPAGAVSRRDWCHPRDRGAWADTEFQTDHISEGACAFRKRAFTEAGGYYAPFFIGHEGPDLCLRLIKLGFETWYTPAVRVVHHASHEARPGWRAYYYNTRNNIWLAYRHYPGWYALKYALLYTGMALFYAMRDGNIIPFWKGVLHGVTQAKGQRRDPLDKNEFEKLLEMHAFKPSLARKMVNHLFCKDEYR
- a CDS encoding FemAB family XrtA/PEP-CTERM system-associated protein; translation: MSDGTAPRTPGESWSQAVETLPDASYAHLDGWKRVVERAYGNPCTLLECRRGGHLAGILPVVHLKSLLFGNNLVSMPYLDIGGPVFVDAAAFRELMEACTEKAEKLGAGVCVRSCRQSLLDWETQTDKVTMHLRLVPDPGEMLRRFSPERRNRIKKGLRHGLSVTFEGQEGLSNFYGIYAQNMRDLGSPAHSQLFFAEIMSAFPERTGLVIVRDASRAPIGAGLYFRFKGLLALPWVSSLRDTFRLNPNIVLYWELISMGCQTGAHVFDFGRSTVGSGTFEYKRQWGAEPVPLYWYHRPRPSGKAGAPMDTKGERRRALASLWKRLPLAVANYIGPRLRGGISL
- a CDS encoding glycosyltransferase family 2 protein; this encodes MTALAVTIVFLLAYPYAVYPLVLAVASRALPVAQPPVAEGSLPSVSVLLSVFNEESTIHAKMENVMTLDYPADRLELVVVSDGSTDRTEDLIRAYTAPNVRLLVQAREGKTSALNRAAASSRSDLLVFTDANAFFRPDALRRLTAPFFDHGVGLVSGRVLPLDPGTRESGFGRFESFLKERESRLGVIAGADGAIYALRRNLYRPLPPFTINDFHHPWSVALQGLRSRFAPDAVAREETEGDLEREVSRQKRMVNQALLVARDMLPRLLAQGRFLAAWVLVSHKILRWLHFPLLLLFLAWAAAFGSWPILAAAAAYPAMFAAIHARIRRHDLPRAVGVLYRFQLVHFAYLLGAIDHLRGRRAVTWNPRGGA
- a CDS encoding O-antigen ligase family protein; translation: MIFYYIMLFLLPFNNHPILSYNMNGITPVKFFGGLALCVALVEIFGKGWGQGQFRTPISKLFMAFIIAYYAALIANHSNNYNPQDVLRFNSIVIFFVTTVILVNNKERFINVIYVLLACMNVASAYVIREYILYGWKYENFRPSGLFGDPNYSALNLLTVIPVAVLLCRKSQNGKVRFFSYVSLFLYLTALGLTQSRGAFVAFGVMTVPLMFALKFQPRTIAVLSLLIGVVLAFMPVDLSSRFDLERTGVRRSTDSRYELIVAGWNMSKRHMLFGVGPGNFKVNSALYNEMVARNQIAHNSYVSLAAELGLPGIIVFALIALRVLGSLKRLSAGDAVDAPVSLIASGMRIGLIGYLVGALFLSAEYEKLFWLYCFVTAAVTRFTFVTASNGSEVAATGKLRQTRAAGRVPG